TCTTCCCACAGCTCCGCGGGATGCGGCCCCTCTTCTTCCAGGAACGACCCGTCCCCGACCACGCAGCCGTCCACGCGTTTGACGCCTTCGCGCTTGAGGGCTTCGGCCCAAGCGCCGAACACCGCGGCCGCCGTCCGTTCGGGGCCGCCTTGCGCCCCGGCGAAGGAAGGATCGCCGCCGCCCTTGATCAGCAGATCGCCTTTCAACGTCCCGTCCGCGATCACCCCTGTGCGCTGTAGCTCGGTAGCGTAAGTGCGATCAGCGCCTAGCAGTTCCAGGGCGATCCAGGTCGTGAACAGTTTCTGCGTGGAACCCGGGGTGAAGTTGCGATAGCAATCGCGGCAGGCCAGCAGCTCGCCTTCCGGTGCGGCCGGGTCGGCCAGTACGTAGCCTAGCTGCGCTTCCTTGGGGAAATAAAATCCGCCGGCCCGGGAAGGCGCTGCCTTGGGGGCGGGTACCGCCGCGGCCGCGGGCACGCCGACCGGAGAGCGGGGGATGGAAGCCGATTTCGCCTCGGCCCGGATCCAGGAACCGGCCAGGGTAACGCCCAGAGCGAAAGCGATCAGCCTATGCGCGCCCGTCCCGATCATCGCACTTAAGTGTCGTAAAATCCCGGGCAATTGCCCAGCTCCATGGTGAGCCGGGGCGTCCCGGGATGGCGCGGCGGATCGGCGGCGTGGGATCCGTTCCTTACAAGACCGTCGCGAGATGGGCGACCACCTTCGGCCAGCCGGCGCCCATTCCCTCGAAGGCCATGCGCCCCATGGGGGAGTCCATATCGAAGCCTTCATGGATCAACTTAAGGCGGGTGCCCGCGCCTTCCGCCGCGAGGCGCCAGGTGATAAAGGTATTCAGGGTGCCGATCCCGAACTTGTATTTCAACAGCCGATCCGGTTCTACCTGGACCACCTCGCAGGGCTGCTTGCCCCATTGGCCCATGTCCAGATCGAAACGATGGCCCACCACGGGACGCACGTCCCCGGCGGCCCACCAACGGGCATGCAGGGCCGGATCGGTCAGCGCCTTCCATACGGACGCGGGCGGATGGGAAAACAGATGTTCGACTTCGATGATCGCGGGCTTGTTCATTTCTTCGCCTCCATGTCCAGCAGCGTCTCCAGCGCGGACATCCTTTGTTTCCAATACTTGTGGAAGGCCTCCATCCAGGCGTCGATCTCGTGCAACGGTCGGGGATCCAGATGGTAATACCGCTCCCGTCCCCGGGGCTCTTCGCGGATCAGGCGCGCCTTGCGCAGCACCTGCAAATGCTCCGAGACGGCCGGGCGCCCGATGGCGAATCCCTTGGCCAAGCCGGAAACGGCCTGCGGACCGCGCCGTAGGCGCATGAGGATTTCGCGGCGAACCGGGTTCGCGAGGGCGGAGAAGACGTCGACTTCGGCCATAAGGGAATAATACATCGGAAATATCCGACGCGTCAACTATTTCCGACGCATTGAAAGGGGCGGTTTGTCGGCGCTTAATTGTTGAGGATGAGGACGGCGAGCAAGAGGCCTAGGGCGAAGAGGGCGCCGAAAGCGGCGAAGAAGTCCGGGCGGCCCTGACCGCGTTCCTCGCCCCGGTCCTTTTCCTTGCGGCCGACCCAAGCCGTC
This region of Fibrobacterota bacterium genomic DNA includes:
- a CDS encoding winged helix-turn-helix transcriptional regulator; the encoded protein is MAEVDVFSALANPVRREILMRLRRGPQAVSGLAKGFAIGRPAVSEHLQVLRKARLIREEPRGRERYYHLDPRPLHEIDAWMEAFHKYWKQRMSALETLLDMEAKK
- a CDS encoding SRPBCC domain-containing protein, coding for MNKPAIIEVEHLFSHPPASVWKALTDPALHARWWAAGDVRPVVGHRFDLDMGQWGKQPCEVVQVEPDRLLKYKFGIGTLNTFITWRLAAEGAGTRLKLIHEGFDMDSPMGRMAFEGMGAGWPKVVAHLATVL